From Streptomyces sp. 6-11-2, one genomic window encodes:
- a CDS encoding alpha/beta fold hydrolase — translation MTHTPSRGEAPAKAGTVLANGVELYYELRGTGTPLLMIPGAGGDAGTYEDAARLLAEHFTVITYDRRGNSRSSHPEGWTATSPDEQADDAAALLRALDLAPAHVFGNSSGATITLNLSLRHPEVVRNAVAHEPPKIGTMPERDDLLAAMRDRAEEARKRGGYRESMADFSGWLTGTTRERKEDLAERTLDNGEVWVTRELGVVDRWDPPADVVADHRIPVTVAVGSEGGTELHQELLGRYRSALENLARRIGADFTSMSGGHVPYATHVRDFVPQLLTLLQQHDGPEPGGEGA, via the coding sequence ATGACCCACACGCCCAGCCGCGGCGAAGCACCGGCGAAGGCCGGCACCGTGCTCGCGAACGGCGTCGAGCTGTACTACGAGCTGCGCGGCACCGGAACGCCACTGCTGATGATCCCCGGAGCCGGTGGCGACGCCGGCACCTACGAGGACGCCGCCAGGCTCTTGGCCGAGCACTTCACCGTGATCACCTACGACCGTCGCGGCAATTCCCGCAGTTCACACCCAGAAGGATGGACCGCGACCTCACCCGACGAACAGGCCGACGACGCGGCGGCGCTGCTGCGCGCTCTCGACCTGGCGCCGGCCCACGTCTTCGGCAACAGCAGCGGCGCCACCATCACGTTGAACCTCTCCCTTCGCCACCCGGAAGTCGTCCGCAACGCGGTCGCCCATGAACCACCCAAGATCGGGACGATGCCCGAGCGCGACGACCTGCTCGCCGCGATGCGCGACCGTGCCGAGGAGGCCAGGAAGCGGGGCGGGTACCGCGAGTCGATGGCCGACTTCAGCGGCTGGCTCACCGGCACCACACGGGAGCGCAAGGAGGACCTCGCGGAGCGGACCCTCGACAACGGTGAGGTGTGGGTGACCCGTGAACTCGGCGTCGTCGATCGCTGGGACCCTCCGGCCGACGTCGTGGCCGACCACCGGATTCCCGTCACGGTGGCCGTCGGCTCCGAGGGCGGGACGGAACTGCACCAGGAACTGCTGGGCCGCTACCGCTCCGCGCTCGAGAACCTCGCCCGGCGCATCGGTGCCGACTTCACCTCCATGTCCGGCGGGCATGTTCCGTACGCGACCCATGTCCGCGACTTCGTGCCGCAGCTTCTGACTCTGCTCCAGCAGCATGACGGACCGGAACCGGGCGGTGAGGGAGCCTGA
- a CDS encoding heavy metal translocating P-type ATPase, with translation MSSVLDQRSAPSVGGPRPALLRRPTRLPALPEARWALAALLLFLLALPVHLLDGPAWLWGTLFAATYVTGGWEPGWEGLKALKDKTLDVDLLMVVAALGAAAIGQILDGALLIVIFATSGALEAIATARTAESVRGLLDLAPTTATRLLPDGTEESVDTERLAVGDTILIRPGERVGADGQVLHGVSDVDQATITGEPLPVAKQAGAEVFAGTVNGTGALRARVERDPSDSVIARIVKMVEEASETKAPTQLFIEKIEQRYSIGMVLATFAVFAVPLAFGDTLRSALLRAMTFMIVASPCAVVLSTMPPLLSAIANAGRRGVLAKSAVVMERLGRIDAVALDKTGTLTEGTPRVTDLRPLSGSDLDEGSLLRLAASAEHPSEHPLARAVVAAARERNLALAEAGDFTSRPGQGVTATVDGHTVQVGSPARLLDGSAHESHGQVVAELEDTGRTAVVVLRDGVPVGVLGIADRLRPDAVATVAALTRLTGCAPVLLTGDNERAARYLAAAVGVTEVRAGLLPQDKAAAVKEWEAEGKRVLVVGDGVNDAPALAAAHSGIAMGKAGSDLALETADAVVVRDELATIPSVVQLSRTARRLVIQNLVVAGAFITVLVAWDLIGTLPLPLGVAGHEGSTVLVGLNGLRLLREAAWPRLTRDTA, from the coding sequence ATGTCTTCTGTACTGGACCAGCGGTCCGCGCCGTCCGTCGGCGGCCCACGGCCTGCCCTGCTCCGGCGCCCCACTCGTTTGCCGGCGCTGCCGGAGGCACGGTGGGCGCTCGCGGCCCTGTTGCTGTTCCTGCTCGCCCTTCCCGTCCACCTGCTCGACGGTCCGGCGTGGCTGTGGGGGACGCTGTTCGCCGCGACCTACGTGACCGGAGGCTGGGAGCCGGGCTGGGAGGGCCTGAAGGCTCTGAAGGACAAGACGCTGGACGTGGACCTGCTGATGGTCGTTGCGGCCCTCGGGGCCGCCGCGATCGGGCAGATTCTCGACGGCGCGCTGCTGATCGTCATCTTCGCCACCTCCGGCGCCCTCGAGGCGATCGCCACCGCCCGCACCGCGGAGTCCGTGCGCGGCCTGCTCGACCTGGCCCCCACGACCGCCACCCGGCTGCTGCCGGACGGCACCGAGGAGAGCGTCGACACCGAGCGACTGGCGGTCGGGGACACCATCCTGATCCGCCCCGGGGAGCGGGTCGGTGCCGACGGCCAGGTCCTTCACGGGGTCAGTGACGTGGACCAGGCCACCATCACCGGCGAACCGTTGCCGGTCGCCAAGCAGGCGGGTGCCGAGGTGTTCGCCGGCACTGTGAACGGCACCGGCGCCCTGCGCGCAAGGGTCGAGCGGGATCCGTCGGACTCGGTGATCGCCCGGATCGTGAAGATGGTCGAGGAAGCCTCCGAGACCAAGGCTCCCACCCAGCTGTTCATCGAGAAGATCGAGCAGCGCTACTCGATCGGCATGGTCCTCGCGACTTTCGCCGTGTTCGCCGTCCCGCTCGCTTTCGGCGACACGCTGCGGTCGGCGCTGCTGCGGGCGATGACGTTCATGATCGTCGCGTCGCCGTGCGCGGTGGTGCTCTCCACCATGCCGCCGCTGCTGTCGGCCATCGCCAACGCGGGCCGCCGCGGTGTGCTCGCCAAGTCCGCCGTCGTCATGGAGCGCCTCGGCCGGATCGACGCCGTCGCGCTGGACAAGACCGGCACCCTCACCGAGGGCACCCCCCGCGTCACCGACCTGCGGCCGCTGTCCGGCAGCGACCTGGACGAGGGCTCGCTCCTGCGGCTGGCGGCTTCCGCCGAGCACCCCAGCGAGCATCCGCTCGCCCGCGCCGTGGTCGCCGCCGCCCGTGAGAGGAACCTGGCGCTGGCCGAGGCCGGCGACTTCACCTCCAGACCGGGACAGGGCGTCACCGCCACCGTCGACGGCCACACCGTCCAGGTCGGCTCCCCTGCCCGCCTGCTGGACGGCTCCGCTCACGAGTCGCACGGGCAGGTGGTGGCCGAGCTGGAGGACACCGGCCGCACCGCTGTGGTGGTCCTGCGTGACGGGGTGCCGGTGGGGGTGCTGGGCATCGCCGACCGGCTGCGTCCGGACGCGGTGGCCACCGTCGCCGCGCTCACCCGGCTGACCGGCTGCGCCCCGGTACTGCTGACCGGCGACAACGAGCGTGCCGCACGGTACCTGGCCGCCGCGGTCGGCGTCACCGAGGTCCGCGCCGGACTGCTGCCACAGGACAAGGCGGCCGCGGTGAAGGAGTGGGAGGCCGAGGGGAAGCGGGTGCTCGTCGTCGGTGACGGAGTCAACGACGCCCCCGCGCTGGCCGCAGCGCACTCCGGGATCGCGATGGGCAAGGCCGGCTCCGACCTCGCCCTGGAGACCGCCGACGCCGTCGTCGTCCGCGACGAACTGGCCACCATCCCGTCCGTCGTGCAGCTGTCCCGCACCGCGCGCCGCCTCGTCATCCAGAACCTGGTCGTCGCCGGGGCGTTCATTACCGTCCTGGTCGCATGGGACCTGATCGGCACACTCCCCCTGCCTCTGGGCGTCGCCGGGCACGAGGGCTCCACCGTCCTCGTCGGCCTCAACGGCCTGCGCCTGCTGCGCGAGGCCGCCTGGCCCCGACTCACCAGGGACACCGCGTGA
- a CDS encoding metalloregulator ArsR/SmtB family transcription factor, with amino-acid sequence MGHGRVTTTSSATTRERLDTVGTADVAATLQALATPSRLYILARLQEGPCSVGELAEAVGMEASACSHQLRLLRNLGLVTGERRGRSIIYALYDNHVAELLDQALYHVEHLRLGVRDIPAERPEPAAVD; translated from the coding sequence ATGGGCCACGGACGCGTCACCACGACCAGCAGCGCCACGACCCGCGAGCGCCTTGACACGGTCGGCACCGCGGACGTCGCCGCCACGCTCCAGGCCCTCGCCACGCCTTCCCGGCTGTACATCCTGGCCCGTCTCCAGGAGGGGCCATGCTCGGTCGGCGAGCTCGCGGAGGCCGTCGGCATGGAAGCCTCCGCCTGCTCCCACCAGCTTCGCCTGCTGCGCAACCTCGGTCTGGTGACCGGTGAGCGGCGAGGACGGTCGATCATCTACGCCCTCTACGACAACCACGTCGCTGAACTCCTCGACCAGGCCCTCTATCACGTCGAGCACCTGCGCCTGGGGGTCCGTGACATCCCGGCCGAGCGCCCCGAGCCCGCCGCTGTCGACTGA
- a CDS encoding MFS transporter: MWPLYAAGFTTAFGAHGIAANLGGHARGAVTSLLVLGGLLALYDGAEVLLKPLFGTLADRIGARPVLLGGLVAFAAASALYVVADSPGRLWAARLGQGAAASAFSPSASALVARLNPAAKHGRAFGSYGFYKSIGYTLGPLLGGVLVGAGGLRLLFTVLAVLGAAVAVWAALAVPVVPPLPKARQTVLDLARRLADPAFLAPTSALAAATAALSVGVGFLPVSGRAAGLGTVATGAAVSVLAACAAVVQPQAGRALDHGRLTNRTGIAAGLLLTAVGLGCAMLPGLTGLLLGAALIGAGTGLITPLGFAALAASTPTERLGQTMGTAELGRELGDAGGPLFVAAVASLTTLTHGFAVLGVVLALGPVLTVLRRRPAGE, encoded by the coding sequence ATGTGGCCGCTGTATGCCGCGGGGTTCACCACCGCCTTCGGCGCGCACGGAATCGCCGCCAACCTCGGCGGCCACGCCCGGGGCGCGGTCACCTCGTTGCTGGTGCTCGGCGGCCTCCTCGCCCTGTACGACGGTGCCGAGGTACTGCTCAAGCCGCTGTTCGGCACACTCGCCGACAGGATCGGCGCACGCCCCGTCCTGCTCGGCGGACTCGTCGCCTTCGCCGCGGCGTCCGCCCTGTACGTCGTCGCGGACAGCCCCGGCCGGCTGTGGGCCGCGCGCCTCGGCCAGGGCGCCGCGGCCTCCGCCTTCTCCCCGTCGGCCTCCGCGCTGGTCGCCCGCCTCAATCCGGCGGCCAAACACGGCCGGGCCTTCGGCAGTTACGGCTTCTACAAGTCGATCGGCTACACCCTCGGCCCGCTGCTCGGCGGAGTGCTGGTGGGGGCCGGGGGCCTGCGCCTGCTGTTCACCGTCCTGGCCGTGCTCGGGGCAGCGGTCGCCGTGTGGGCCGCGCTCGCCGTCCCGGTCGTGCCGCCGCTGCCCAAGGCCCGGCAGACGGTCCTCGACCTGGCCCGGCGCCTGGCCGACCCGGCCTTCCTCGCCCCCACCTCGGCCCTGGCCGCGGCGACCGCCGCACTCTCGGTCGGGGTGGGCTTCCTGCCGGTCTCAGGCCGGGCGGCAGGTCTGGGCACGGTGGCCACCGGTGCCGCCGTGTCGGTCCTGGCCGCCTGTGCGGCCGTGGTCCAGCCGCAGGCCGGACGGGCACTGGACCACGGACGGCTGACGAACCGTACGGGCATCGCGGCAGGGCTGCTGCTCACCGCCGTGGGACTGGGCTGTGCCATGCTGCCGGGTCTTACGGGGCTGCTCCTGGGTGCCGCGCTGATCGGCGCCGGAACCGGTCTGATCACCCCGCTCGGCTTCGCCGCCCTTGCCGCAAGCACCCCCACGGAGCGTCTCGGCCAGACCATGGGCACCGCCGAACTCGGCCGTGAACTCGGCGACGCGGGCGGCCCGTTGTTCGTCGCGGCGGTCGCCTCACTCACCACCCTCACCCACGGCTTCGCCGTTCTCGGCGTCGTTCTCGCGCTCGGCCCGGTGCTCACCGTCCTACGGCGTCGGCCCGCCGGAGAGTGA
- a CDS encoding DUF5707 domain-containing protein, translating to MSRRVALSVAAGVVILGGAGALALAHAGEQAPAPAHSSARYTAPDGDRDGSLAFVTDVTASSGVKSVKVLAWPQNSSFAEKGLTAKDMAAAESAVCKPSGQNTVRCTYTVKVTGADAESSPRGVWHVAVLATAKDGTTTLDTKAADFTVR from the coding sequence ATGTCCCGACGTGTCGCTCTGTCCGTGGCCGCCGGTGTCGTCATCCTCGGTGGTGCCGGTGCCCTCGCCCTCGCCCACGCCGGGGAGCAGGCTCCGGCGCCGGCGCACAGCAGTGCCCGCTACACCGCTCCCGACGGGGACCGCGACGGATCGCTGGCCTTTGTCACCGACGTCACGGCGTCCTCCGGTGTCAAGAGCGTGAAGGTGCTCGCCTGGCCGCAGAACTCGTCCTTCGCCGAGAAGGGGCTGACCGCCAAGGACATGGCCGCCGCGGAGTCGGCCGTCTGCAAGCCCTCCGGGCAGAACACCGTGCGCTGCACCTACACCGTCAAGGTCACCGGTGCCGACGCCGAGTCGTCCCCGCGCGGTGTCTGGCACGTCGCCGTCCTGGCCACCGCGAAGGACGGCACCACGACCCTGGACACCAAGGCGGCCGACTTCACCGTCCGATGA
- a CDS encoding DUF2249 domain-containing protein, translating to MVEDISGGEAEEGGGCGGVCGCGGAEEEAVSERGVRSAPRARRHATVLGAPDAVPAGGAMALVAPHDPLPLPLLARVEQRDRGVFALDYPQRGPEVRRLRLSCRPPGAATAARAVRGRRDAQRPRTRRVHHQENQAKEAKPGGHVMDGAHRRTGVLVRMAGAALMAAGPVMVLRGRMGRKEIRTELAAQRITFPDHGLPAHLAALAGRSVETGAQAHAYAELIKEHVAQATGGRTYAEITEELHATGDDDEKLAQLRQTAFMGETLRGSLLSAYQAWHLTTLVMGLGGVLTGLGAALVATADALGAQPHRP from the coding sequence ATGGTGGAGGACATATCGGGTGGCGAGGCGGAAGAGGGCGGTGGCTGTGGCGGTGTGTGCGGCTGCGGTGGTGCGGAGGAGGAGGCCGTGTCCGAACGGGGCGTGCGGTCCGCACCCCGTGCCCGGCGTCATGCCACGGTCCTCGGCGCGCCGGACGCGGTTCCGGCCGGCGGCGCCATGGCGCTCGTCGCGCCGCACGACCCGCTGCCGCTGCCGCTGCTCGCGCGGGTCGAGCAGCGCGACCGCGGTGTCTTCGCGCTGGATTACCCGCAACGGGGGCCCGAAGTCCGGCGGCTGCGCCTCAGCTGTCGCCCACCCGGCGCCGCCACGGCCGCTCGCGCGGTCCGCGGACGCCGAGACGCCCAGCGTCCTCGTACGCGCCGCGTCCATCACCAGGAAAACCAGGCCAAGGAAGCAAAACCAGGAGGGCATGTCATGGATGGTGCGCACCGCCGGACCGGCGTACTGGTCAGGATGGCCGGCGCGGCCCTGATGGCCGCCGGACCCGTCATGGTTCTGCGCGGCCGTATGGGCCGCAAGGAGATCCGTACCGAACTGGCCGCGCAGCGGATCACGTTCCCGGACCACGGGCTGCCCGCTCACCTCGCCGCGCTCGCCGGCCGGAGCGTGGAGACCGGTGCCCAGGCCCACGCCTACGCTGAGCTGATCAAGGAGCATGTCGCCCAGGCGACGGGCGGCCGTACGTATGCCGAGATCACCGAAGAGCTGCACGCCACGGGGGACGACGACGAGAAACTCGCCCAGTTGCGTCAGACCGCCTTCATGGGGGAGACGCTGCGCGGCTCGCTGTTGTCCGCCTACCAGGCCTGGCACCTCACCACGCTGGTCATGGGCCTGGGCGGAGTACTGACCGGCCTCGGCGCGGCACTGGTGGCCACGGCGGACGCCTTGGGCGCGCAGCCGCACCGTCCTTGA
- a CDS encoding glycosyltransferase, with amino-acid sequence MDSARRPILFVSLPESGLLNPLLVLAGELSRQGVADLWFATDEHRREDVRRTAERAPVRFASLGEVIPELSAVTWPDDVYREVTQCSRFRAHRAVIKQSYRPALQAEKFHRLQKIVDRVRPTLMVVDCMSGFAVDLAVSRGIPFVLSVPFLPSNVLTSHSPFAKGLTPRDFPVPHSGLPRRMNLAQRVANELFKFRTLAMFFNPVMGKVLSKDARLRKEQGLPPPNPMTRIDKAELVLCNSVAELDYPFDIPEKMRLVGAVLPPLPETTGDDPVRKWLDDQSSVVYMGFGTITRLTREQVGSLVEVARRLAGEHQVLWKLPAEQQHLLPASDELPGNLRIESWVPSQLDVLAHPGVKVFFTHGGGNGFHEGLYFGKPLVVRPLWAHCYDQAVRGRDSRVSLTLDHPETIVVDDVVDKLTRVLREPSFHENAERIGALQRAAGGRTTAADLILGLPALV; translated from the coding sequence ATGGATTCCGCCCGACGGCCGATCCTGTTCGTCAGTCTCCCGGAGAGCGGCCTGCTGAACCCGCTGCTGGTGCTGGCCGGTGAACTCTCCCGCCAGGGCGTGGCGGACCTGTGGTTCGCCACCGACGAACACCGCAGGGAGGACGTGCGCAGAACGGCGGAACGCGCACCGGTACGGTTCGCCTCCCTCGGCGAGGTGATTCCCGAGCTGTCGGCCGTGACCTGGCCCGACGACGTCTACCGGGAGGTCACGCAGTGCTCCCGCTTCCGGGCCCATCGCGCCGTCATCAAGCAGTCCTACAGGCCCGCCCTCCAGGCCGAGAAGTTCCACCGGCTCCAGAAGATCGTCGACAGGGTCCGGCCGACGCTCATGGTCGTCGACTGCATGAGCGGTTTCGCCGTGGACCTGGCGGTCTCCCGGGGCATCCCCTTCGTGCTGAGTGTGCCGTTCCTGCCCAGCAACGTGCTGACCTCGCACAGTCCCTTCGCCAAGGGGCTCACCCCGCGTGACTTCCCCGTCCCGCACTCGGGGCTGCCGCGCCGGATGAACCTGGCGCAGCGGGTGGCCAACGAGCTGTTCAAGTTCCGTACCCTGGCCATGTTCTTCAACCCGGTCATGGGCAAGGTGCTGTCGAAGGACGCCCGTCTCCGCAAGGAGCAGGGACTTCCACCACCCAACCCGATGACGCGGATCGACAAGGCCGAGCTGGTGCTGTGCAACTCGGTCGCGGAGCTGGACTATCCGTTCGACATCCCGGAGAAGATGCGCCTCGTCGGCGCGGTGCTGCCGCCACTGCCGGAAACCACCGGAGACGATCCGGTGCGCAAGTGGCTCGACGACCAGTCGTCCGTCGTCTACATGGGCTTCGGCACCATCACCCGGCTGACCCGAGAGCAGGTGGGTTCCCTGGTGGAGGTGGCGCGCCGGCTGGCGGGCGAGCACCAGGTGCTGTGGAAACTGCCCGCCGAACAGCAGCACTTGCTGCCGGCGTCCGATGAACTGCCGGGCAACCTGCGTATCGAGAGCTGGGTGCCCTCCCAGCTCGACGTCCTCGCCCACCCGGGCGTCAAGGTGTTCTTCACCCACGGCGGCGGCAACGGCTTCCACGAGGGCCTCTACTTCGGCAAGCCGCTGGTCGTGCGCCCCCTGTGGGCGCACTGCTACGACCAGGCGGTACGCGGCCGGGACTCCAGGGTGAGCCTGACCCTCGACCACCCGGAGACCATCGTCGTCGACGACGTCGTGGACAAACTCACCCGCGTTCTGCGCGAGCCGTCCTTCCACGAGAACGCCGAACGCATCGGCGCCCTCCAGCGCGCCGCGGGCGGCCGGACAACCGCCGCCGACCTCATCCTCGGCCTTCCGGCCCTGGTCTGA
- a CDS encoding chorismate-binding protein: protein MRTLLVDNDESFTHNLFHRLAEVNNREPEVVRHDDPSWRPGLLRGFDNVVLCPGPGTPHDRAVTAIGAEVCRQDRLPVLGVGLGHQMIALVHGGTVGRAPWPCHGRVSPVRHTGSGLLRQLPNPLEAVRYHALAVTGLSPALEPTAWATDDGVVMALRHRSLPLWGVQFHPESAGTDTGRQLLVSFRELTEEHRRSRPGPPLFAGAPPRQAPAVTATGTEKAPKRLPGAGDRTQHPRRRLRVLAEQLETGWDAETVFDRLFRPGDHPFWLDSGRADGDPGGVCVLGNADGPLARVATAHVVRGSVSVRGTGPAELVRSPFLRWLDEDLRSLTVEVPELPFDFALGWVGCLGYELKAECGGARAHRSPAADAVMVFADRAVVLDHGTGTAYLLALAEEGDEGPARSWLTAVSARLVTVPPLPVPAARIPSPARPARLRLRHERERYLKLVDACQDELTAGHTHGLYLANMIETRTDLDPWQAYRTLRRLAPAPFGAFLGFGALSVLSSASGRFLRVDRQGWVETTVTEGSRPRGSMREEDALLIADLATSERERAAHLTLVDLARHDLGSRAEAAAVTADPLFDVMTCPAGHRLVTTVGARLRQGTTAVAALRSAFPGGSVTGAPKPRTMRTLDRLESGPRGVHTGAIGYFSLSGSADFGLATRTAVLSGRRLRYGVGGAVTAPCDPDTVFEATAREAEPLLSLLGARLPGHGTPQAPGVALQGSRGRRL from the coding sequence ATGCGCACTCTGCTCGTCGACAACGACGAATCCTTCACCCACAACCTGTTCCATCGCCTCGCCGAGGTGAACAACCGGGAGCCCGAGGTCGTCCGCCACGACGACCCCTCCTGGCGCCCGGGCCTGCTGCGGGGCTTCGACAACGTGGTGCTCTGCCCAGGGCCGGGCACCCCGCACGACCGCGCCGTCACGGCGATCGGTGCCGAGGTCTGCCGTCAGGACCGGCTGCCCGTGCTCGGCGTGGGTCTCGGCCACCAGATGATCGCGCTGGTGCACGGCGGCACTGTGGGCCGTGCGCCCTGGCCGTGCCACGGACGCGTCTCGCCCGTGCGGCACACCGGTAGCGGGCTCCTTCGGCAACTGCCCAACCCGCTCGAGGCCGTCCGGTACCACGCGCTCGCGGTCACCGGTCTCTCCCCCGCCCTGGAGCCCACCGCCTGGGCGACGGACGACGGCGTGGTCATGGCGCTGCGCCACCGGAGTCTGCCGCTGTGGGGAGTGCAGTTCCACCCCGAGTCCGCCGGCACGGACACGGGCCGTCAACTGCTCGTCAGCTTCCGCGAACTGACGGAGGAGCACCGGAGATCCCGCCCCGGCCCACCCCTGTTCGCCGGTGCCCCGCCACGGCAGGCACCGGCGGTCACCGCCACCGGTACGGAGAAGGCGCCGAAGCGGCTGCCGGGCGCCGGTGACCGTACGCAGCACCCGCGCCGCCGGCTGCGGGTGCTGGCCGAACAGCTGGAGACAGGCTGGGATGCGGAGACGGTCTTCGACCGCCTGTTCCGCCCCGGTGACCATCCCTTCTGGCTGGACAGCGGCCGGGCGGACGGCGATCCGGGCGGGGTGTGCGTCCTCGGCAACGCGGACGGGCCGCTCGCCCGGGTCGCCACCGCGCACGTGGTCCGGGGCAGCGTGTCCGTCCGGGGGACGGGGCCCGCCGAGCTGGTCCGCAGTCCGTTCCTGCGCTGGCTCGACGAGGACCTGCGGTCCCTGACGGTGGAGGTCCCGGAGCTGCCGTTCGACTTCGCGCTCGGCTGGGTCGGCTGTCTGGGCTACGAGTTGAAGGCCGAGTGCGGCGGCGCGAGGGCGCACCGGTCACCGGCTGCGGACGCCGTCATGGTCTTCGCCGACCGTGCCGTCGTCCTGGACCACGGCACGGGCACCGCGTATCTGCTCGCCCTGGCCGAGGAGGGGGACGAGGGTCCGGCCCGGTCCTGGCTCACCGCCGTCTCGGCACGGCTCGTCACGGTGCCGCCGCTGCCCGTTCCGGCCGCCCGCATCCCGTCACCGGCGCGGCCGGCCCGGCTGCGGCTGCGTCATGAGCGCGAGCGGTACCTCAAGCTCGTCGACGCCTGCCAGGACGAGTTGACCGCCGGCCACACCCATGGGCTGTATCTCGCCAACATGATCGAGACCAGGACGGACCTCGACCCCTGGCAGGCGTACCGCACCCTGCGGCGGCTCGCCCCGGCGCCGTTCGGGGCGTTCCTGGGATTCGGCGCGCTGTCCGTGCTCAGCTCCGCCTCCGGGCGTTTCCTGCGCGTCGACCGGCAGGGGTGGGTGGAAACGACGGTCACCGAGGGCTCCCGCCCCCGCGGGAGCATGCGGGAGGAGGACGCCCTGCTGATCGCGGACCTCGCCACCAGTGAACGGGAGCGGGCCGCCCATCTGACCCTCGTCGACCTGGCGCGGCACGATCTGGGTTCCCGCGCCGAGGCCGCCGCCGTCACGGCCGATCCGCTGTTCGACGTGATGACGTGTCCCGCCGGGCACCGGCTGGTGACCACGGTCGGAGCGCGGCTGCGCCAAGGCACCACAGCCGTGGCGGCGTTGCGTTCGGCCTTCCCGGGCGGCTCCGTGACCGGCGCTCCGAAGCCGCGGACGATGCGGACCCTGGACCGGCTGGAGAGCGGGCCGCGCGGCGTCCACACCGGGGCGATCGGTTACTTCTCCCTCTCGGGATCGGCCGACTTCGGCCTCGCCACCCGCACGGCGGTGCTGAGCGGCCGGCGTCTGCGGTACGGCGTCGGCGGCGCCGTCACCGCGCCGTGCGACCCGGACACCGTGTTCGAGGCGACGGCACGCGAGGCCGAGCCACTGCTGTCCCTGTTGGGCGCGCGGCTCCCGGGACACGGCACGCCGCAGGCCCCGGGTGTCGCCCTGCAGGGCTCGCGGGGGCGTCGGCTCTAG
- a CDS encoding MarR family winged helix-turn-helix transcriptional regulator: protein MPSSNPIDHPLITTFGRLVETHSHLERRLGTAMQSEVGLPHVWFEVLIRLARTEEGQLTMSALADQIALTTSGVTRLIDRIQAAGYVERCPCVRDRRIAYAAITDAGHDVLHRAAVGHVRNLRDTFAQFSEDDLATLDNLLDRLRSTT from the coding sequence GTGCCTTCCTCGAACCCGATCGACCACCCCCTCATCACGACGTTCGGCCGCCTGGTGGAGACCCACAGTCACCTCGAGCGGCGCCTGGGCACGGCCATGCAGTCGGAAGTCGGCCTGCCGCACGTCTGGTTCGAGGTCCTGATCCGGCTCGCCCGCACGGAGGAAGGGCAGTTGACCATGAGTGCGCTGGCCGACCAGATCGCCCTGACCACCAGCGGGGTCACCAGGCTGATCGACCGGATACAGGCGGCCGGCTACGTCGAACGCTGCCCCTGCGTCAGGGACCGGAGGATCGCCTACGCCGCCATCACCGACGCCGGGCACGACGTCCTCCACCGGGCCGCGGTCGGACACGTACGCAATCTGCGGGACACCTTCGCCCAGTTCAGCGAGGACGACCTGGCCACCCTGGACAACCTGCTCGACCGCCTCCGGAGTACGACGTGA